One genomic window of Candidatus Taylorbacteria bacterium includes the following:
- the ruvA gene encoding Holliday junction branch migration protein RuvA, with amino-acid sequence MISHLKGTISFRSSDFLVVDVAGVGYKVFVTEETLDKVSAIGDSQVHIWTHLTVREDAHDLYGFLEKEELDFFELLITVSGIGPKTALAILNLTPVETLATAIASGDATLLSKSAGIGGKRAEKIIIELKDKFLTGVKEGDGGALRDQNDAIEALKSLGYSEKESRDALKKINKEIVGTGERVKQALKLLGK; translated from the coding sequence ATGATTTCCCACCTCAAAGGCACGATCTCGTTCCGCAGTTCCGATTTTTTGGTTGTGGATGTCGCGGGAGTCGGGTATAAAGTGTTTGTGACGGAAGAAACTCTCGATAAGGTGAGCGCAATTGGAGACAGTCAGGTTCACATCTGGACGCATCTTACGGTGCGGGAGGATGCGCACGACCTTTATGGATTTCTCGAAAAAGAGGAGTTGGATTTTTTCGAACTATTAATTACAGTCTCCGGAATTGGTCCAAAAACTGCTCTCGCTATTTTAAATCTTACTCCGGTTGAAACGCTGGCTACCGCTATTGCATCAGGAGACGCGACACTGCTTTCAAAGTCCGCTGGCATTGGAGGCAAACGCGCCGAGAAAATTATTATCGAGCTCAAAGATAAATTTCTAACGGGTGTAAAAGAAGGCGATGGGGGAGCTCTCCGAGATCAGAATGACGCGATCGAGGCTCTCAAATCCTTGGGATACAGTGAAAAAGAGTCACGCGACGCGCTCAAAAAAATAAATAAAGAAATTGTGGGTACTGGGGAGAGGGTCAAGCAGGCTTTGAAACTCTTGGGAAAGTGA